A window of the Gemmatimonadota bacterium genome harbors these coding sequences:
- a CDS encoding tetratricopeptide repeat protein: MSIPTVTPRRLLADEIARSEWEMNLARALLLVAKEEYPQLSVELYLARLDQLAEEVKDRLANETAPLVVLDELLATLYVRRKFTGNRKAYYDPRNSFLNDVLDRGLGIPLTLGIVTLEVGWRLGLPLEGVSFPGRFLVRYKGDALDLLLDPFDGGKVRFEDEAQELLDGVYGGVVQLKDAFMRKATRRDMLVRLLTNLKGIYLNVGDHARALAAVERILLVTPMAPVENRSRGVLLARMGRHDEAAEQLEEYLQVSPAAADARRVEEVVRDLRAGIMPSDDLEGV, translated from the coding sequence GTGAGCATACCTACCGTCACCCCCCGCCGACTCCTCGCGGACGAGATCGCCCGAAGCGAATGGGAGATGAACCTCGCGCGCGCGTTGCTGCTCGTTGCCAAGGAGGAGTACCCCCAACTCTCGGTCGAGCTCTACTTGGCCCGCCTGGACCAGCTCGCGGAGGAAGTGAAGGACCGGCTCGCGAATGAGACCGCGCCACTCGTAGTCCTCGACGAGCTGCTCGCCACGCTCTACGTGCGTCGCAAGTTCACGGGGAACCGGAAGGCTTACTACGACCCACGGAACTCCTTCTTGAACGACGTGCTCGATCGCGGACTCGGCATCCCGCTCACGCTGGGAATCGTGACGCTCGAAGTCGGATGGAGGCTCGGTCTGCCGCTCGAGGGTGTGAGTTTCCCCGGCCGCTTTCTCGTCCGCTACAAGGGCGACGCGCTCGACCTCTTGCTCGACCCGTTCGACGGCGGCAAGGTCCGCTTCGAGGACGAGGCCCAGGAGCTTCTCGACGGCGTCTACGGGGGCGTTGTCCAGTTGAAGGATGCGTTCATGCGCAAGGCCACCCGCCGCGACATGCTCGTGCGGCTGCTCACCAACCTGAAGGGGATCTACCTGAACGTTGGGGATCACGCACGGGCCCTGGCGGCGGTAGAGCGAATCCTGCTCGTGACTCCCATGGCTCCGGTGGAGAACCGTTCCCGCGGAGTGCTGCTCGCGCGCATGGGCCGCCACGACGAGGCAGCCGAACAGCTCGAGGAATACCTGCAGGTATCGCCCGCCGCGGCCGACGCCCGGCGAGTCGAGGAGGTCGTACGTGATCTGCGCGCCGGGATCATGCCTTCGGACGACTTGGAGGGAGTGTGA
- a CDS encoding aminomethyl transferase family protein: MTAERVSPLWDAMEAAGGVPADYHGRRLMRHFGDPAGSYEAATSLAAVFDRSHRTRLAVTGRAPGQMLGGILSGRMPEAPDEHGDEVLGGEATYHAVLTVKGRMLSDLWAMLRGDEESAGFLLDVPVAGVSALLENFTKFLPPRFAVLEDVSASTAMITVAGPESATVLSRLALGLRVGADELSALREGEWRLTGSSVVDGLAVIKTEEVWPEAYSVVGPAASVTALWKAVVADGVRPAGHGVWSTLRVEGGRPAFGSDMDETTIPIEAGIHDRAIDYDKGCYTGQEVIIRIRDRGHVNRQLRQLRLGDVPTPTKGTELLADGSDKVVGWITSAVQSPKYGETLALAYVRRGVETVTLDGRVIAVPAAGD, encoded by the coding sequence GTGACTGCCGAGCGCGTGAGCCCCCTCTGGGATGCGATGGAAGCGGCCGGCGGCGTCCCTGCCGACTACCACGGTCGCCGCCTGATGCGCCACTTCGGTGATCCGGCCGGTTCGTACGAGGCGGCCACGTCGCTTGCGGCGGTCTTCGACCGGAGCCACCGCACACGGCTTGCCGTCACGGGTCGTGCACCCGGCCAGATGCTCGGCGGAATCCTCAGCGGCCGCATGCCCGAGGCGCCCGACGAACACGGCGACGAAGTGCTGGGTGGCGAAGCGACGTACCACGCGGTGCTTACCGTCAAAGGGAGGATGCTCTCCGACCTGTGGGCGATGCTGCGCGGAGACGAAGAGTCGGCGGGCTTCCTGCTCGACGTCCCGGTCGCGGGTGTGTCCGCGCTTCTCGAGAACTTCACGAAGTTCTTACCGCCCCGATTCGCCGTGCTCGAGGACGTGTCCGCCTCCACGGCGATGATCACCGTGGCGGGCCCCGAGTCGGCGACTGTGCTCTCGCGCCTGGCACTCGGCCTGCGGGTTGGTGCCGACGAGCTCTCGGCGTTGCGCGAAGGCGAGTGGCGGCTCACCGGCTCGTCGGTCGTGGATGGCCTCGCGGTCATCAAGACCGAAGAGGTGTGGCCGGAAGCGTACTCGGTCGTAGGACCCGCGGCGTCGGTGACCGCGCTCTGGAAAGCCGTCGTAGCCGACGGCGTCCGTCCGGCAGGTCACGGTGTGTGGTCCACACTGCGGGTCGAAGGCGGGCGCCCGGCATTCGGCAGCGACATGGACGAAACCACCATCCCCATCGAGGCCGGAATCCACGACCGGGCGATCGACTATGACAAGGGGTGCTATACGGGTCAGGAAGTCATCATCCGCATCCGCGACCGTGGGCACGTGAACCGACAGCTGCGGCAGTTGCGGTTGGGGGACGTGCCGACGCCCACCAAGGGGACCGAGCTGCTCGCTGACGGCTCGGACAAGGTCGTGGGGTGGATCACTTCGGCGGTGCAATCGCCGAAGTACGGGGAGACGCTAGCGCTCGCGTACGTCCGACGTGGTGTGGAAACCGTGACGCTGGACGGGAGAGTCATCGCGGTTCCGGCCGCAGGGGACTAG
- a CDS encoding nitroreductase family deazaflavin-dependent oxidoreductase — protein MKAVKLIAILFLAYVGIIVAFESLLGYFQPAGQSTLVITTSDEDGTTHDRVLARLESNGQLFVAANHWPRAWYKRALENPNVQVALDGVKGAYLAVPVTDEEHDRVNGENSLGVVFRFLTGFPPRYIVRLDPR, from the coding sequence GTGAAAGCCGTAAAGCTAATCGCGATCTTGTTCCTCGCTTATGTAGGGATCATCGTCGCGTTCGAGTCCTTGCTCGGGTATTTCCAGCCCGCAGGCCAAAGTACGCTAGTTATCACCACCTCCGACGAGGATGGCACGACGCACGACCGAGTCCTGGCTCGCCTGGAGAGCAATGGCCAGCTCTTCGTGGCAGCGAACCACTGGCCCCGAGCTTGGTACAAACGGGCCTTAGAGAATCCGAATGTGCAGGTCGCTCTGGATGGTGTGAAAGGCGCCTACCTGGCGGTGCCAGTAACCGATGAGGAGCACGATCGCGTTAATGGCGAAAATAGCCTTGGTGTGGTGTTTCGATTCTTGACCGGGTTTCCGCCGAGATACATTGTTCGGCTAGATCCCCGCTAG
- a CDS encoding D-aminoacylase codes for MRRSTFVRAAAVAGAGTLLAPSLAFGRRRADLVLRGATVFDGTGRGGREVDVGLTGDRITDVGKNVGTGVIEIDLRGLALAPGFIDIHSHADLSLLINNNAESRIRQGVTLEVVGQDGASIGPWSDAGFEQTRDQYRERYGVEIDFRDPAGFLDRMDRERAAVNLATMVGNGALRGLVVGNEDRPATDAELSRMKELLRDQINLGCVGFSSGLEYTPSGFADAAELVEMAAVLEGTGYPYATHMRNEDDRLLAAIEEALHVGRLAGVPVQLSHLKAQGQRNYWKADAALRLIEQARADGVDVHFDRYPYTAYSTGLSNLFPSSFRSGGSPAFLRRLRDPETAGRLEKACREKVALLGDWNSVQITSTNDATSWARGRRLGDLARERSVEPYALTLELLEANGGRVGMIGHGMDEENTAKILAHPLGMICSDGGAYAPYGPLSGGSPHPRGYGSFARLLGHYVRDTRALSLESAIHKVTGMPARKLRLEDRGVIGLGACADLVAFDPGAVADQATFEDPHQYAVGIPLVIVNGVVTIRDGEHTGELAGRAVRGTGGA; via the coding sequence TTGAGACGCAGCACCTTCGTTCGAGCCGCCGCGGTAGCTGGCGCCGGCACTCTCTTGGCACCGAGCCTGGCATTTGGGCGCAGGCGGGCCGACTTGGTGCTGCGCGGTGCGACGGTGTTCGACGGCACCGGGCGAGGGGGGCGCGAAGTCGACGTGGGCCTCACCGGAGACCGCATCACGGATGTCGGAAAGAACGTCGGCACCGGGGTCATCGAGATCGACCTGCGCGGATTGGCGCTGGCACCGGGCTTCATCGACATCCACTCGCATGCCGACCTCTCTCTGCTCATCAACAACAACGCGGAGAGCCGGATTCGCCAGGGCGTGACGCTGGAGGTCGTCGGTCAGGACGGCGCATCGATAGGGCCCTGGTCCGACGCCGGTTTCGAACAAACACGCGACCAATACCGCGAGCGGTACGGGGTCGAGATCGACTTCCGTGACCCGGCGGGTTTCCTGGACCGCATGGACCGGGAACGCGCCGCGGTCAACCTCGCGACGATGGTCGGGAATGGCGCACTCCGTGGCCTCGTGGTCGGGAACGAGGACCGGCCGGCGACGGACGCGGAACTCTCCCGCATGAAGGAACTGTTGCGCGACCAGATCAACCTTGGGTGTGTCGGCTTCTCATCGGGACTCGAGTACACGCCAAGCGGATTTGCCGACGCGGCGGAGCTCGTGGAGATGGCCGCGGTGCTGGAGGGGACCGGGTACCCGTACGCGACCCACATGAGGAACGAGGACGACCGGCTTCTTGCCGCGATCGAAGAAGCGCTGCACGTCGGCAGGCTGGCAGGAGTGCCGGTGCAGCTGTCGCACCTCAAGGCTCAGGGTCAGCGCAACTACTGGAAGGCCGATGCCGCGTTGCGGCTCATCGAGCAGGCACGTGCGGACGGCGTCGACGTGCACTTCGACCGGTACCCATACACGGCGTACTCGACCGGACTCTCCAACCTCTTTCCAAGCTCCTTCCGCAGCGGCGGCAGTCCGGCGTTTCTGCGTCGGCTGCGTGATCCGGAAACGGCGGGTCGGCTGGAGAAAGCGTGTCGTGAGAAGGTCGCGCTGCTGGGCGACTGGAACTCCGTGCAGATCACGAGCACGAACGACGCGACTTCCTGGGCGCGCGGCCGCCGCCTCGGTGATCTGGCCCGCGAACGAAGCGTGGAGCCCTATGCACTGACGCTCGAGTTGCTCGAAGCGAACGGCGGGCGTGTCGGCATGATCGGTCACGGCATGGATGAGGAGAACACCGCGAAGATTCTGGCGCACCCGCTCGGCATGATCTGCTCGGACGGTGGGGCGTACGCGCCGTACGGCCCGCTCTCCGGCGGCTCGCCCCACCCTCGCGGATACGGGTCGTTCGCTCGCCTGCTCGGCCACTACGTGCGGGACACGAGGGCGCTCTCGCTCGAGTCGGCGATCCACAAGGTGACGGGGATGCCCGCCAGGAAACTGCGCCTGGAGGACAGGGGCGTGATCGGGTTGGGGGCATGCGCGGATCTCGTCGCGTTCGATCCCGGAGCGGTGGCGGATCAGGCCACCTTCGAGGATCCGCACCAGTACGCCGTTGGCATCCCGCTGGTGATCGTGAACGGGGTCGTGACGATTCGGGACGGTGAGCACACCGGAGAGCTCGCGGGACGCGCCGTGCGAGGAACCGGGGGAGCCTGA
- a CDS encoding redoxin domain-containing protein, translated as MRRRYTLTLVAAGVVALLGCEGGDEATEQATMDEVNEVVLGPVDGHDLPPTDIDRVLAGQMAPDFSATSLAGPVVTLSQFRGEKNVVLFFYRGHW; from the coding sequence ATGCGAAGGCGATACACGTTGACCCTCGTCGCGGCAGGCGTCGTCGCTTTGCTTGGGTGTGAGGGCGGGGATGAGGCGACGGAACAGGCCACGATGGACGAAGTGAACGAGGTCGTGTTGGGTCCGGTGGACGGACACGATCTACCACCGACCGACATCGATCGTGTGTTGGCGGGACAGATGGCACCCGACTTCTCAGCGACTTCCCTGGCGGGCCCCGTTGTCACGCTGTCGCAATTTCGCGGGGAGAAGAACGTCGTGCTGTTCTTCTATCGCGGCCACTGGTGA
- a CDS encoding redoxin domain-containing protein, whose protein sequence is MQDFLTPEQRETTEILALSSDDPEQLQMMVDRVAEEADGYVIDFTLLSDPDAAIINRYGLFNQDDPRGRAIPHPTAYVIDREGRVHWKFTEVNYEIRPENEDILAALAEIEGM, encoded by the coding sequence CTGCAAGACTTCCTGACGCCTGAGCAGCGCGAGACGACCGAGATCCTCGCGCTGTCCTCGGACGACCCCGAACAGCTCCAGATGATGGTCGACCGCGTGGCCGAGGAGGCCGACGGTTATGTCATCGACTTCACTCTGCTCTCGGATCCCGACGCGGCGATCATCAACCGGTACGGGCTCTTCAACCAAGACGACCCGCGTGGACGTGCTATTCCGCACCCCACGGCGTATGTAATCGACAGGGAAGGACGGGTCCATTGGAAGTTCACTGAGGTGAACTACGAGATCCGTCCGGAGAACGAGGACATCCTGGCTGCCTTGGCGGAGATCGAGGGAATGTGA
- the ypdA gene encoding YpdA family putative bacillithiol disulfide reductase, which translates to MNQRFQLIVIGAGPCGIAAGAAAKKAGVSCVLFDKGCVTSSLMGYPYYMTFFSTAVMLEVGGVPFTIPNSKPTRREALAYYRRVVEHWDIDVRQYQKVEAIHGGEGDFTLETRKADGTEETYHAAAVVVATGSFDRPNLLGVPGEDLDRVHHYYREPYAYHDQDVLVVGAGNSAVESALDMYRNGARVTMVHFLDKIDRGVKPWVVPDITNRLERGEIGVHWNSRVAEIRSSSVVVRDEATGTDTEIQNDFVVAMTGWRADHTPLQTLGVEIDPETGIPTHDKATMRTNVPGLYIAGVIAAGHNANKIFIENGREHGDLIVADLLARAAGTSDGS; encoded by the coding sequence ATGAACCAGCGATTCCAACTCATCGTCATCGGTGCAGGCCCGTGTGGCATCGCTGCAGGCGCGGCCGCGAAGAAGGCCGGGGTATCGTGTGTGCTCTTCGACAAAGGGTGCGTTACGAGCTCGCTCATGGGCTATCCCTACTACATGACCTTCTTCAGCACCGCGGTGATGTTGGAGGTCGGCGGTGTCCCGTTCACCATCCCAAACTCGAAGCCGACCCGTCGGGAGGCGCTCGCGTACTATCGTAGGGTCGTCGAGCACTGGGACATCGATGTGCGACAGTACCAGAAGGTCGAAGCGATCCACGGCGGCGAGGGCGACTTCACGCTCGAAACGAGGAAGGCGGACGGCACGGAGGAGACATACCACGCCGCCGCGGTCGTCGTCGCCACCGGAAGTTTCGACCGGCCGAACCTGCTCGGCGTGCCGGGAGAGGATCTCGACAGGGTCCACCACTACTACCGCGAGCCCTACGCCTACCACGACCAGGACGTGCTCGTCGTCGGCGCGGGCAACTCAGCGGTCGAGTCCGCGCTCGACATGTACAGGAACGGCGCGCGGGTCACGATGGTGCACTTCCTCGACAAGATCGATCGAGGCGTAAAGCCCTGGGTCGTGCCCGACATCACGAATCGCCTGGAGCGAGGCGAGATCGGCGTGCATTGGAATAGCCGCGTCGCCGAGATTCGTTCTTCGTCGGTCGTCGTCCGTGACGAGGCCACCGGCACCGATACGGAGATTCAGAATGACTTCGTCGTCGCGATGACCGGGTGGCGGGCGGACCACACGCCTCTTCAGACGCTAGGCGTCGAGATCGACCCGGAGACGGGCATTCCGACGCACGACAAGGCGACCATGCGGACGAACGTGCCCGGTCTCTACATCGCGGGCGTGATCGCGGCAGGACACAACGCCAATAAGATCTTCATCGAGAACGGCCGAGAGCACGGCGACCTCATTGTGGCCGACTTGCTGGCGAGGGCAGCCGGCACGTCGGACGGCAGCTAG